A segment of the Natrinema sp. SYSU A 869 genome:
CGGTCGGTCCAGTGGCTCGATCGATTCGCCATTCCGTCAGAACCCCATCGAGCGTGCATTTTGTACTATACTCTGGTTGGCCGTAATGAGTGTTACCGTCCCGTCGGAATTCACTCGATCGTGTAGTAGCCGAAGTCTTCCTCGGGAGTCAGCTCGTCGCTGACGTCCTAGTCAGTCCGAAAGTACGGGAGGGACTCGCTCAGATGGTGGTTCGATTCCTCCCGTTGGAGCGGTTCGCAGCGCACGGAAGATACCACCGGGACCGAGCGTGTCACCGACAGCTTGTTTCACGCCGTACGTTTTGGGGCTGCGAATCTCGTTCTCGAACGGTTCTTCTCCGCCGACGTTGATCGTGTTGAGAACGTAGTCGGCATCCTCTAAGGCCTCCGTCTGTCCGTCGTCGTGTGGATCTCTCCGGGAGATCGTGATAGTTGATAATCGCCTCTCCCACCGTTGCAGTTCGCGACAGTCGGTGAGAATCGATATCCATCAACGTGACCGTACTGTCTCATAGACTGTCGAACGAGAAGATATCCGTCAGCAGGTTCTTCGCAAAAACGACACTTCTGGCTCCAATAAAGGTCACGTTTGTCATCATTCAAAAAGTACGGTCGGGATGAGTTATACTGTTGGACCAACTGGGTTCGAACGGTCCCGCTCAGTCCCCGTTGCCGTACGACCGCTGTCGCTCACACTTCAACGACCGTGTTGACGAGTTCGCCGATCCCGTCAATCGCGATGCGCACTTCGTCATCCGGCTGGAGCGTGAATCCGTCGTCCGGGACGAGCGACGTTCCGGTGAGCAGAACACCGTTCCCTGGAACCGCATTGTGGTCGCGCCAGCACTCGACCAGTTCCTCACATGAGCGGTCCATCTTCCCCGTCGAGGTTTCACCGTCGTAGAGTGTCTCCCCGTCGCGGCTGATCTCCATCGTCATCGTCAGTTCGTGGGGATTGCCGACGCTGTTGGCCGACGCGACGCAGGGGCCGATCGAACAGCACTTGTCGTACACCTTCGCCTGCGGAAGGTACAGTGGGTTCTCGCCCTCGATCGAACGGCTGCTCATGTCGTTGCCGATCGTGTAGCCGACGATTTCGCCGTCGTAGAGGACGATCCCTAGCTCCGGTTCCGGGACGTCCCACGCTGAGTCCGCACGGATGCCGACCGGTTCGTCGGGACCGACAGTCCGACTCGGCGTCGCCTTGAAAAAGATCTCCGGCCGCTCGGCCTCGTAGACATCTAGGTACATTTCCGGCATCCCGCTCTCGGCCTCGCGGGCTTCCTCGCTGATCTCGTAGGTGACGCCGGCCGCCCAGACCTCGTCGGGGACCATCGGAAGAGCGCTGTCGCGTAGCGCCTCGCGCTCAACGGACGGTGCGTCGGCCATGAGCGACTCTCCTAGCTCGTCCACGCTCTCGTCCGCGACGTTTGCCGCGGCGGCGAGGTCTGCAAAGGTATCGAGTCGGGGTTTGACTGCCGTGAGATCGTAGACAGCGTCACCGTCATC
Coding sequences within it:
- a CDS encoding fumarylacetoacetate hydrolase family protein, giving the protein MRYHRLPSGDGYRLVADDGDAVYDLTAVKPRLDTFADLAAAANVADESVDELGESLMADAPSVEREALRDSALPMVPDEVWAAGVTYEISEEAREAESGMPEMYLDVYEAERPEIFFKATPSRTVGPDEPVGIRADSAWDVPEPELGIVLYDGEIVGYTIGNDMSSRSIEGENPLYLPQAKVYDKCCSIGPCVASANSVGNPHELTMTMEISRDGETLYDGETSTGKMDRSCEELVECWRDHNAVPGNGVLLTGTSLVPDDGFTLQPDDEVRIAIDGIGELVNTVVEV